One region of Zingiber officinale cultivar Zhangliang chromosome 7B, Zo_v1.1, whole genome shotgun sequence genomic DNA includes:
- the LOC122005579 gene encoding R3H domain-containing protein 1-like codes for MESSVTGEATTESQRLRDKVDSFLVEALENPRHRLTVLRMEFDIQTFMQNSDQHQFEFQHLPTSYLRCAAHRVAQHYGLLTTATDNSAAGGLGSRVIARKTPDSKFPNVCLSEILVKQTEKETSGQFKIVRRPRPAKASSSDNVWLGHKKCSVKSVEERKEEYDRARARIFSSSSNLEMDASSAASTNGDEQELLMEEIERIHNKDGSSRVAIFRDREKDRSDPDYDRSYGRYAIGLAPGQSFGLQACHSIQPTFLQYDANISSLNHLPRNQSCFGLNPSNPSMNPFCASGYNQNVKDAFCMQWPSPAMVYAYSYEPFRQANFQAPPCQQPLSFDHPRN; via the exons ATGGAGTCTTCGGTGACCGGTGAGGCGACGACCGAGAGTCAGCGGCTCCGGGACAAGGTGGATTCCTTCCTCGTCGAAGCCCTAGAGAATCCTCGCCATCGTCTCACTG TTCTGCGTATGGAGTTTGACATCCAGACGTTTATGCAGAATTCTGATCAACATCAATTTGAATTTCAGCACTTACCAACTTCGTATCTGAGGTGTGCTGCTCACCGTGTTGCTCAACATTATGGACTGCTTACCACGGCAACAGACAACTCTGCAGCAGGTGGCCTAGGTAGCAGGGTTATTGCCAGGAAGACACCTGATAGTAAATTTCCAAATGTTTGTTTATCTGAAATACTTGTCAAACAAACTGAAAAGGAGACATCCGGACAGTTTAAGATTGTCCGGCGTCCAAGGCCAGCAAAAGCTTCCTCAAGTGATAATGTTTGGCTTGGACATAAAAAATGTTCAGTGAAGTCTGTGGAGGAGCGcaaagaggaatatgatagagcACGAGCTCGCATCTTTAGCAGCTCTAGCAATTTGGAAATGGATGCATCATCTGCTGCTTCGACAAATGGTGATGAGCAGGAATTATTGATGGAGGAGATTGAAAGGATTCACAACAAAGATGGTTCTTCTAGAGTTGCCATTTTTCGAGATAGGGAGAAGGACCGCTCTGATCCAGACTATGACCGGAGTTATGGAAG GTATGCTATAGGGCTCGCTCCAGGCCAGAGTTTTGGCTTGCAAGCATGCCATAGTATTCAGCCAACTTTCCTACAGTACGATGCAAACATTTCGTCTTTGAATCACTTGCCAAGGAACCAAAGTTGTTTTGGCCTTAATCCGTCTAACCCGTCCATGAACCCGTTTTGTGCCTCTGGATACAACCAGAATGTCAAGGATGCGTTCTGCATGCAATGGCCCAGCCCTGCCATGGTGTATGCTTATTCCTACGAACCTTTTAGGCAGGCTAATTTTCAG GCACCGCCATGTCAGCAACCTTTAAGCTTTGATCATCCAAGGAATTGA